One stretch of Variovorax sp. 54 DNA includes these proteins:
- a CDS encoding 2Fe-2S iron-sulfur cluster-binding protein codes for MPTIHYILKDGTTREVDAKVGASVMETAIRGNVRGIDAECGGCCSCATCHVYVDDAFLELLPPPDDMESALLDAVASERRPGSRLSCQLSVSAALDGLTVRVPDTQV; via the coding sequence ATGCCCACGATCCACTACATCCTCAAGGACGGCACCACGCGCGAGGTCGACGCCAAGGTCGGCGCCAGCGTGATGGAGACCGCCATCCGCGGCAACGTGCGCGGCATCGACGCCGAGTGCGGCGGCTGCTGCTCGTGCGCGACCTGCCACGTCTACGTCGACGACGCGTTCCTCGAACTGCTGCCGCCGCCCGACGACATGGAAAGCGCGCTGCTCGATGCCGTCGCGTCCGAGCGCCGGCCCGGTTCGCGCCTGAGTTGCCAGCTCAGCGTGAGCGCCGCCCTCGATGGCCTCACGGTGCGTGTGCCCGATACACAGGTCTGA